In Vitis riparia cultivar Riparia Gloire de Montpellier isolate 1030 chromosome 19, EGFV_Vit.rip_1.0, whole genome shotgun sequence, the following proteins share a genomic window:
- the LOC117908892 gene encoding proteinaceous RNase P 1, chloroplastic/mitochondrial-like isoform X8, whose translation MLTRAGGLSFFFAKTPILCHVGHTRLRPLLHGCSHHHFKPTTYSPYIKDRIFMNKSAHFSNLALSATNKYISESSAAAKTMSNKARKKASRESPEGVLRFKLDMCSKRGDVVEALRLYDEARSLGVPLSQHNYNVLLYLCSCSGSNGDENVVNLALKRGFEIFKQMGVDGIEPNEATFTSAARLACAMEDPEMAFSLVKQMKSCGIPPKLRSYGPPLFGFCKKGDANRAYEVDAHMVESGVVAEEPELCALLGLSVESRWVDQVYQMMHRLRASVRQVSESTAEVVERWFNSEDAARVGEENWDVGKVREGVVKGGGGWHGQGWLGKGKWKVVRTEMDEAGVCQSCGEKLVGIDIDPRETENFASSLTKLACQREVKADFVQFQ comes from the exons ATGCTGACGCGCGCTGGTGGTCTTTCCTTCTTCTTCGCCAAAACCCCAATACTTTGCCATGTCGGCCATACTCGCCTACGCCCACTTCTCCACGGTTGCTCTCATCACCATTTCAAACCCACTACCTACAGTCCCTACATCAAAGATCGCATTTTTATGAACAAATCAGCGCATTTCTCGAATTTAGCTCTCTCTGCAACCAATAAATATATTTCTGAATCGTCAGCAGCAGCAAAAACAATGTCCAACAAAGCCAGGAAGAAGGCCAGCCGAGAATCGCCTGAAGGAGTGCTCAGATTTAAACTAGATATGTGTTCGAAGCGCGGTGATGTTGTGGAAGCTCTTCGCCTTTATGATGAGGCTAGGAGTCTAGGGGTTCCGCTTAGCCAGCACAATTACAATGTTTTATTGTATTTGTGCTCTTGTTCGGGGTCAAATGGGGATGAGAATGTGGTGAATTTGGCGTTGAAGagaggttttgagatttttaagcAAATGGGTGTTGATGGAATTGAACCTAACGAGGCTACATTTACTAGTGCGGCGAGGTTGGCCTGTGCGATGGAGGACCCAGAAATGGCGTTTAGTTTGGTGAAGCAGATGAAGAGTTGTGGTATTCCCCCCAAGTTGAGGTCGTATGGACCACCACTGTTTGGGTTTTGTAAGAAGGGGGATGCGAATAGAGCATATGAGGTTGATGCCCACATGGTGGAATCCGGTGTGGTTGCTGAAGAACCTGAGCTCTGTGCTCTGCTTGGGCTTAGTGTGGAGTCGCGGTGGGTGGACCAGGTGTATCAGATGATGCACCGCTTGCGAGCATCCGTGAGGCAGGTCTCAGAATCAACTGCTGAGGTTGTTGAACGATGGTTCAATTCCGAAGATGCTGCAAGAGTTGGGGAGGAGAATTGGGATGTGGGGAAGGTGAGGGAAGGGGTTGTCAAAGGAGGAGGGGGCTGGCATGGGCAAGGGTGGCTGGGGAAAGGGAAATGGAAGGTGGTGAGAACTGAGATGGATGAGGCGGGTGTGTGTCAGTCATGTGGCGAGAAGCTTGTTGGCATTGATATTGATCCAAGGGAGACTGAGAACTTTGCTAGCTCTTTGACCAAGTTGGCTTGCCAAAGAGAAGTTAAGGCAGATTTTGTCCAATTTCAG TGA
- the LOC117908892 gene encoding proteinaceous RNase P 1, chloroplastic/mitochondrial-like isoform X5: MLTRAGGLSFFFAKTPILCHVGHTRLRPLLHGCSHHHFKPTTYSPYIKDRIFMNKSAHFSNLALSATNKYISESSAAAKTMSNKARKKASRESPEGVLRFKLDMCSKRGDVVEALRLYDEARSLGVPLSQHNYNVLLYLCSCSGSNGDENVVNLALKRGFEIFKQMGVDGIEPNEATFTSAARLACAMEDPEMAFSLVKQMKSCGIPPKLRSYGPPLFGFCKKGDANRAYEVDAHMVESGVVAEEPELCALLGLSVESRWVDQVYQMMHRLRASVRQVSESTAEVVERWFNSEDAARVGEENWDVGKVREGVVKGGGGWHGQGWLGKGKWKVVRTEMDEAGVCQSCGEKLVGIDIDPRETENFASSLTKLACQREVKADFVQFQGLSMKQ, encoded by the exons ATGCTGACGCGCGCTGGTGGTCTTTCCTTCTTCTTCGCCAAAACCCCAATACTTTGCCATGTCGGCCATACTCGCCTACGCCCACTTCTCCACGGTTGCTCTCATCACCATTTCAAACCCACTACCTACAGTCCCTACATCAAAGATCGCATTTTTATGAACAAATCAGCGCATTTCTCGAATTTAGCTCTCTCTGCAACCAATAAATATATTTCTGAATCGTCAGCAGCAGCAAAAACAATGTCCAACAAAGCCAGGAAGAAGGCCAGCCGAGAATCGCCTGAAGGAGTGCTCAGATTTAAACTAGATATGTGTTCGAAGCGCGGTGATGTTGTGGAAGCTCTTCGCCTTTATGATGAGGCTAGGAGTCTAGGGGTTCCGCTTAGCCAGCACAATTACAATGTTTTATTGTATTTGTGCTCTTGTTCGGGGTCAAATGGGGATGAGAATGTGGTGAATTTGGCGTTGAAGagaggttttgagatttttaagcAAATGGGTGTTGATGGAATTGAACCTAACGAGGCTACATTTACTAGTGCGGCGAGGTTGGCCTGTGCGATGGAGGACCCAGAAATGGCGTTTAGTTTGGTGAAGCAGATGAAGAGTTGTGGTATTCCCCCCAAGTTGAGGTCGTATGGACCACCACTGTTTGGGTTTTGTAAGAAGGGGGATGCGAATAGAGCATATGAGGTTGATGCCCACATGGTGGAATCCGGTGTGGTTGCTGAAGAACCTGAGCTCTGTGCTCTGCTTGGGCTTAGTGTGGAGTCGCGGTGGGTGGACCAGGTGTATCAGATGATGCACCGCTTGCGAGCATCCGTGAGGCAGGTCTCAGAATCAACTGCTGAGGTTGTTGAACGATGGTTCAATTCCGAAGATGCTGCAAGAGTTGGGGAGGAGAATTGGGATGTGGGGAAGGTGAGGGAAGGGGTTGTCAAAGGAGGAGGGGGCTGGCATGGGCAAGGGTGGCTGGGGAAAGGGAAATGGAAGGTGGTGAGAACTGAGATGGATGAGGCGGGTGTGTGTCAGTCATGTGGCGAGAAGCTTGTTGGCATTGATATTGATCCAAGGGAGACTGAGAACTTTGCTAGCTCTTTGACCAAGTTGGCTTGCCAAAGAGAAGTTAAGGCAGATTTTGTCCAATTTCAG GGTCTGTCAATGAAACAGTGA
- the LOC117908892 gene encoding proteinaceous RNase P 1, chloroplastic/mitochondrial-like isoform X2, with translation MLTRAGGLSFFFAKTPILCHVGHTRLRPLLHGCSHHHFKPTTYSPYIKDRIFMNKSAHFSNLALSATNKYISESSAAAKTMSNKARKKASRESPEGVLRFKLDMCSKRGDVVEALRLYDEARSLGVPLSQHNYNVLLYLCSCSGSNGDENVVNLALKRGFEIFKQMGVDGIEPNEATFTSAARLACAMEDPEMAFSLVKQMKSCGIPPKLRSYGPPLFGFCKKGDANRAYEVDAHMVESGVVAEEPELCALLGLSVESRWVDQVYQMMHRLRASVRQVSESTAEVVERWFNSEDAARVGEENWDVGKVREGVVKGGGGWHGQGWLGKGKWKVVRTEMDEAGVCQSCGEKLVGIDIDPRETENFASSLTKLACQREVKADFVQFQEEKLQKEKQKWEKEKQWTSAFKVCCKRPYIPFNTKRSIVWTMTLPELISQVIT, from the exons ATGCTGACGCGCGCTGGTGGTCTTTCCTTCTTCTTCGCCAAAACCCCAATACTTTGCCATGTCGGCCATACTCGCCTACGCCCACTTCTCCACGGTTGCTCTCATCACCATTTCAAACCCACTACCTACAGTCCCTACATCAAAGATCGCATTTTTATGAACAAATCAGCGCATTTCTCGAATTTAGCTCTCTCTGCAACCAATAAATATATTTCTGAATCGTCAGCAGCAGCAAAAACAATGTCCAACAAAGCCAGGAAGAAGGCCAGCCGAGAATCGCCTGAAGGAGTGCTCAGATTTAAACTAGATATGTGTTCGAAGCGCGGTGATGTTGTGGAAGCTCTTCGCCTTTATGATGAGGCTAGGAGTCTAGGGGTTCCGCTTAGCCAGCACAATTACAATGTTTTATTGTATTTGTGCTCTTGTTCGGGGTCAAATGGGGATGAGAATGTGGTGAATTTGGCGTTGAAGagaggttttgagatttttaagcAAATGGGTGTTGATGGAATTGAACCTAACGAGGCTACATTTACTAGTGCGGCGAGGTTGGCCTGTGCGATGGAGGACCCAGAAATGGCGTTTAGTTTGGTGAAGCAGATGAAGAGTTGTGGTATTCCCCCCAAGTTGAGGTCGTATGGACCACCACTGTTTGGGTTTTGTAAGAAGGGGGATGCGAATAGAGCATATGAGGTTGATGCCCACATGGTGGAATCCGGTGTGGTTGCTGAAGAACCTGAGCTCTGTGCTCTGCTTGGGCTTAGTGTGGAGTCGCGGTGGGTGGACCAGGTGTATCAGATGATGCACCGCTTGCGAGCATCCGTGAGGCAGGTCTCAGAATCAACTGCTGAGGTTGTTGAACGATGGTTCAATTCCGAAGATGCTGCAAGAGTTGGGGAGGAGAATTGGGATGTGGGGAAGGTGAGGGAAGGGGTTGTCAAAGGAGGAGGGGGCTGGCATGGGCAAGGGTGGCTGGGGAAAGGGAAATGGAAGGTGGTGAGAACTGAGATGGATGAGGCGGGTGTGTGTCAGTCATGTGGCGAGAAGCTTGTTGGCATTGATATTGATCCAAGGGAGACTGAGAACTTTGCTAGCTCTTTGACCAAGTTGGCTTGCCAAAGAGAAGTTAAGGCAGATTTTGTCCAATTTCAG GAAGAAAAATTGCAGAAAGAAAAGCAGAAGTGGGAGAAAGAAAAGCAGTG GACATCTGCTTTCAAGGTTTGCTGCAAAAGGCCTTACATTCCGTTTAACACCAAAAGGTCCATTGTATGGACAATGACTCTTCCAGAACTAATTTCACAGGTGATTACATAA
- the LOC117908892 gene encoding proteinaceous RNase P 1, chloroplastic/mitochondrial-like isoform X1 produces MLTRAGGLSFFFAKTPILCHVGHTRLRPLLHGCSHHHFKPTTYSPYIKDRIFMNKSAHFSNLALSATNKYISESSAAAKTMSNKARKKASRESPEGVLRFKLDMCSKRGDVVEALRLYDEARSLGVPLSQHNYNVLLYLCSCSGSNGDENVVNLALKRGFEIFKQMGVDGIEPNEATFTSAARLACAMEDPEMAFSLVKQMKSCGIPPKLRSYGPPLFGFCKKGDANRAYEVDAHMVESGVVAEEPELCALLGLSVESRWVDQVYQMMHRLRASVRQVSESTAEVVERWFNSEDAARVGEENWDVGKVREGVVKGGGGWHGQGWLGKGKWKVVRTEMDEAGVCQSCGEKLVGIDIDPRETENFASSLTKLACQREVKADFVQFQEEKLQKEKQKWEKEKQWYGLIDLTYIIYFSNLVCADQLFCFLLSGGHLLSRFAAKGLTFRLTPKGPLYGQ; encoded by the exons ATGCTGACGCGCGCTGGTGGTCTTTCCTTCTTCTTCGCCAAAACCCCAATACTTTGCCATGTCGGCCATACTCGCCTACGCCCACTTCTCCACGGTTGCTCTCATCACCATTTCAAACCCACTACCTACAGTCCCTACATCAAAGATCGCATTTTTATGAACAAATCAGCGCATTTCTCGAATTTAGCTCTCTCTGCAACCAATAAATATATTTCTGAATCGTCAGCAGCAGCAAAAACAATGTCCAACAAAGCCAGGAAGAAGGCCAGCCGAGAATCGCCTGAAGGAGTGCTCAGATTTAAACTAGATATGTGTTCGAAGCGCGGTGATGTTGTGGAAGCTCTTCGCCTTTATGATGAGGCTAGGAGTCTAGGGGTTCCGCTTAGCCAGCACAATTACAATGTTTTATTGTATTTGTGCTCTTGTTCGGGGTCAAATGGGGATGAGAATGTGGTGAATTTGGCGTTGAAGagaggttttgagatttttaagcAAATGGGTGTTGATGGAATTGAACCTAACGAGGCTACATTTACTAGTGCGGCGAGGTTGGCCTGTGCGATGGAGGACCCAGAAATGGCGTTTAGTTTGGTGAAGCAGATGAAGAGTTGTGGTATTCCCCCCAAGTTGAGGTCGTATGGACCACCACTGTTTGGGTTTTGTAAGAAGGGGGATGCGAATAGAGCATATGAGGTTGATGCCCACATGGTGGAATCCGGTGTGGTTGCTGAAGAACCTGAGCTCTGTGCTCTGCTTGGGCTTAGTGTGGAGTCGCGGTGGGTGGACCAGGTGTATCAGATGATGCACCGCTTGCGAGCATCCGTGAGGCAGGTCTCAGAATCAACTGCTGAGGTTGTTGAACGATGGTTCAATTCCGAAGATGCTGCAAGAGTTGGGGAGGAGAATTGGGATGTGGGGAAGGTGAGGGAAGGGGTTGTCAAAGGAGGAGGGGGCTGGCATGGGCAAGGGTGGCTGGGGAAAGGGAAATGGAAGGTGGTGAGAACTGAGATGGATGAGGCGGGTGTGTGTCAGTCATGTGGCGAGAAGCTTGTTGGCATTGATATTGATCCAAGGGAGACTGAGAACTTTGCTAGCTCTTTGACCAAGTTGGCTTGCCAAAGAGAAGTTAAGGCAGATTTTGTCCAATTTCAG GAAGAAAAATTGCAGAAAGAAAAGCAGAAGTGGGAGAAAGAAAAGCAGTGGTACGGTTTAATTGATCTGACCTATATCATCTACTTCTCAAATCTGGTATGTGCTGATCAACTGTTTTGTTTTCTACTTTCTGGAGGACATCTGCTTTCAAGGTTTGCTGCAAAAGGCCTTACATTCCGTTTAACACCAAAAGGTCCATTGTATGGACAATGA
- the LOC117908892 gene encoding proteinaceous RNase P 1, chloroplastic/mitochondrial-like isoform X4: MLTRAGGLSFFFAKTPILCHVGHTRLRPLLHGCSHHHFKPTTYSPYIKDRIFMNKSAHFSNLALSATNKYISESSAAAKTMSNKARKKASRESPEGVLRFKLDMCSKRGDVVEALRLYDEARSLGVPLSQHNYNVLLYLCSCSGSNGDENVVNLALKRGFEIFKQMGVDGIEPNEATFTSAARLACAMEDPEMAFSLVKQMKSCGIPPKLRSYGPPLFGFCKKGDANRAYEVDAHMVESGVVAEEPELCALLGLSVESRWVDQVYQMMHRLRASVRQVSESTAEVVERWFNSEDAARVGEENWDVGKVREGVVKGGGGWHGQGWLGKGKWKVVRTEMDEAGVCQSCGEKLVGIDIDPRETENFASSLTKLACQREVKADFVQFQVEDHSDR; this comes from the exons ATGCTGACGCGCGCTGGTGGTCTTTCCTTCTTCTTCGCCAAAACCCCAATACTTTGCCATGTCGGCCATACTCGCCTACGCCCACTTCTCCACGGTTGCTCTCATCACCATTTCAAACCCACTACCTACAGTCCCTACATCAAAGATCGCATTTTTATGAACAAATCAGCGCATTTCTCGAATTTAGCTCTCTCTGCAACCAATAAATATATTTCTGAATCGTCAGCAGCAGCAAAAACAATGTCCAACAAAGCCAGGAAGAAGGCCAGCCGAGAATCGCCTGAAGGAGTGCTCAGATTTAAACTAGATATGTGTTCGAAGCGCGGTGATGTTGTGGAAGCTCTTCGCCTTTATGATGAGGCTAGGAGTCTAGGGGTTCCGCTTAGCCAGCACAATTACAATGTTTTATTGTATTTGTGCTCTTGTTCGGGGTCAAATGGGGATGAGAATGTGGTGAATTTGGCGTTGAAGagaggttttgagatttttaagcAAATGGGTGTTGATGGAATTGAACCTAACGAGGCTACATTTACTAGTGCGGCGAGGTTGGCCTGTGCGATGGAGGACCCAGAAATGGCGTTTAGTTTGGTGAAGCAGATGAAGAGTTGTGGTATTCCCCCCAAGTTGAGGTCGTATGGACCACCACTGTTTGGGTTTTGTAAGAAGGGGGATGCGAATAGAGCATATGAGGTTGATGCCCACATGGTGGAATCCGGTGTGGTTGCTGAAGAACCTGAGCTCTGTGCTCTGCTTGGGCTTAGTGTGGAGTCGCGGTGGGTGGACCAGGTGTATCAGATGATGCACCGCTTGCGAGCATCCGTGAGGCAGGTCTCAGAATCAACTGCTGAGGTTGTTGAACGATGGTTCAATTCCGAAGATGCTGCAAGAGTTGGGGAGGAGAATTGGGATGTGGGGAAGGTGAGGGAAGGGGTTGTCAAAGGAGGAGGGGGCTGGCATGGGCAAGGGTGGCTGGGGAAAGGGAAATGGAAGGTGGTGAGAACTGAGATGGATGAGGCGGGTGTGTGTCAGTCATGTGGCGAGAAGCTTGTTGGCATTGATATTGATCCAAGGGAGACTGAGAACTTTGCTAGCTCTTTGACCAAGTTGGCTTGCCAAAGAGAAGTTAAGGCAGATTTTGTCCAATTTCAG GTAGAGGACCATAGTGACAGATAA
- the LOC117908892 gene encoding proteinaceous RNase P 1, chloroplastic/mitochondrial-like isoform X3, whose amino-acid sequence MLTRAGGLSFFFAKTPILCHVGHTRLRPLLHGCSHHHFKPTTYSPYIKDRIFMNKSAHFSNLALSATNKYISESSAAAKTMSNKARKKASRESPEGVLRFKLDMCSKRGDVVEALRLYDEARSLGVPLSQHNYNVLLYLCSCSGSNGDENVVNLALKRGFEIFKQMGVDGIEPNEATFTSAARLACAMEDPEMAFSLVKQMKSCGIPPKLRSYGPPLFGFCKKGDANRAYEVDAHMVESGVVAEEPELCALLGLSVESRWVDQVYQMMHRLRASVRQVSESTAEVVERWFNSEDAARVGEENWDVGKVREGVVKGGGGWHGQGWLGKGKWKVVRTEMDEAGVCQSCGEKLVGIDIDPRETENFASSLTKLACQREVKADFVQFQQVEDHSDR is encoded by the exons ATGCTGACGCGCGCTGGTGGTCTTTCCTTCTTCTTCGCCAAAACCCCAATACTTTGCCATGTCGGCCATACTCGCCTACGCCCACTTCTCCACGGTTGCTCTCATCACCATTTCAAACCCACTACCTACAGTCCCTACATCAAAGATCGCATTTTTATGAACAAATCAGCGCATTTCTCGAATTTAGCTCTCTCTGCAACCAATAAATATATTTCTGAATCGTCAGCAGCAGCAAAAACAATGTCCAACAAAGCCAGGAAGAAGGCCAGCCGAGAATCGCCTGAAGGAGTGCTCAGATTTAAACTAGATATGTGTTCGAAGCGCGGTGATGTTGTGGAAGCTCTTCGCCTTTATGATGAGGCTAGGAGTCTAGGGGTTCCGCTTAGCCAGCACAATTACAATGTTTTATTGTATTTGTGCTCTTGTTCGGGGTCAAATGGGGATGAGAATGTGGTGAATTTGGCGTTGAAGagaggttttgagatttttaagcAAATGGGTGTTGATGGAATTGAACCTAACGAGGCTACATTTACTAGTGCGGCGAGGTTGGCCTGTGCGATGGAGGACCCAGAAATGGCGTTTAGTTTGGTGAAGCAGATGAAGAGTTGTGGTATTCCCCCCAAGTTGAGGTCGTATGGACCACCACTGTTTGGGTTTTGTAAGAAGGGGGATGCGAATAGAGCATATGAGGTTGATGCCCACATGGTGGAATCCGGTGTGGTTGCTGAAGAACCTGAGCTCTGTGCTCTGCTTGGGCTTAGTGTGGAGTCGCGGTGGGTGGACCAGGTGTATCAGATGATGCACCGCTTGCGAGCATCCGTGAGGCAGGTCTCAGAATCAACTGCTGAGGTTGTTGAACGATGGTTCAATTCCGAAGATGCTGCAAGAGTTGGGGAGGAGAATTGGGATGTGGGGAAGGTGAGGGAAGGGGTTGTCAAAGGAGGAGGGGGCTGGCATGGGCAAGGGTGGCTGGGGAAAGGGAAATGGAAGGTGGTGAGAACTGAGATGGATGAGGCGGGTGTGTGTCAGTCATGTGGCGAGAAGCTTGTTGGCATTGATATTGATCCAAGGGAGACTGAGAACTTTGCTAGCTCTTTGACCAAGTTGGCTTGCCAAAGAGAAGTTAAGGCAGATTTTGTCCAATTTCAG CAGGTAGAGGACCATAGTGACAGATAA
- the LOC117908892 gene encoding proteinaceous RNase P 1, chloroplastic/mitochondrial-like isoform X7, translating into MLTRAGGLSFFFAKTPILCHVGHTRLRPLLHGCSHHHFKPTTYSPYIKDRIFMNKSAHFSNLALSATNKYISESSAAAKTMSNKARKKASRESPEGVLRFKLDMCSKRGDVVEALRLYDEARSLGVPLSQHNYNVLLYLCSCSGSNGDENVVNLALKRGFEIFKQMGVDGIEPNEATFTSAARLACAMEDPEMAFSLVKQMKSCGIPPKLRSYGPPLFGFCKKGDANRAYEVDAHMVESGVVAEEPELCALLGLSVESRWVDQVYQMMHRLRASVRQVSESTAEVVERWFNSEDAARVGEENWDVGKVREGVVKGGGGWHGQGWLGKGKWKVVRTEMDEAGVCQSCGEKLVGIDIDPRETENFASSLTKLACQREVKADFVQFQMP; encoded by the exons ATGCTGACGCGCGCTGGTGGTCTTTCCTTCTTCTTCGCCAAAACCCCAATACTTTGCCATGTCGGCCATACTCGCCTACGCCCACTTCTCCACGGTTGCTCTCATCACCATTTCAAACCCACTACCTACAGTCCCTACATCAAAGATCGCATTTTTATGAACAAATCAGCGCATTTCTCGAATTTAGCTCTCTCTGCAACCAATAAATATATTTCTGAATCGTCAGCAGCAGCAAAAACAATGTCCAACAAAGCCAGGAAGAAGGCCAGCCGAGAATCGCCTGAAGGAGTGCTCAGATTTAAACTAGATATGTGTTCGAAGCGCGGTGATGTTGTGGAAGCTCTTCGCCTTTATGATGAGGCTAGGAGTCTAGGGGTTCCGCTTAGCCAGCACAATTACAATGTTTTATTGTATTTGTGCTCTTGTTCGGGGTCAAATGGGGATGAGAATGTGGTGAATTTGGCGTTGAAGagaggttttgagatttttaagcAAATGGGTGTTGATGGAATTGAACCTAACGAGGCTACATTTACTAGTGCGGCGAGGTTGGCCTGTGCGATGGAGGACCCAGAAATGGCGTTTAGTTTGGTGAAGCAGATGAAGAGTTGTGGTATTCCCCCCAAGTTGAGGTCGTATGGACCACCACTGTTTGGGTTTTGTAAGAAGGGGGATGCGAATAGAGCATATGAGGTTGATGCCCACATGGTGGAATCCGGTGTGGTTGCTGAAGAACCTGAGCTCTGTGCTCTGCTTGGGCTTAGTGTGGAGTCGCGGTGGGTGGACCAGGTGTATCAGATGATGCACCGCTTGCGAGCATCCGTGAGGCAGGTCTCAGAATCAACTGCTGAGGTTGTTGAACGATGGTTCAATTCCGAAGATGCTGCAAGAGTTGGGGAGGAGAATTGGGATGTGGGGAAGGTGAGGGAAGGGGTTGTCAAAGGAGGAGGGGGCTGGCATGGGCAAGGGTGGCTGGGGAAAGGGAAATGGAAGGTGGTGAGAACTGAGATGGATGAGGCGGGTGTGTGTCAGTCATGTGGCGAGAAGCTTGTTGGCATTGATATTGATCCAAGGGAGACTGAGAACTTTGCTAGCTCTTTGACCAAGTTGGCTTGCCAAAGAGAAGTTAAGGCAGATTTTGTCCAATTTCAG ATGCCCTGA
- the LOC117908892 gene encoding proteinaceous RNase P 1, chloroplastic/mitochondrial-like isoform X6, with the protein MLTRAGGLSFFFAKTPILCHVGHTRLRPLLHGCSHHHFKPTTYSPYIKDRIFMNKSAHFSNLALSATNKYISESSAAAKTMSNKARKKASRESPEGVLRFKLDMCSKRGDVVEALRLYDEARSLGVPLSQHNYNVLLYLCSCSGSNGDENVVNLALKRGFEIFKQMGVDGIEPNEATFTSAARLACAMEDPEMAFSLVKQMKSCGIPPKLRSYGPPLFGFCKKGDANRAYEVDAHMVESGVVAEEPELCALLGLSVESRWVDQVYQMMHRLRASVRQVSESTAEVVERWFNSEDAARVGEENWDVGKVREGVVKGGGGWHGQGWLGKGKWKVVRTEMDEAGVCQSCGEKLVGIDIDPRETENFASSLTKLACQREVKADFVQFQVPINF; encoded by the exons ATGCTGACGCGCGCTGGTGGTCTTTCCTTCTTCTTCGCCAAAACCCCAATACTTTGCCATGTCGGCCATACTCGCCTACGCCCACTTCTCCACGGTTGCTCTCATCACCATTTCAAACCCACTACCTACAGTCCCTACATCAAAGATCGCATTTTTATGAACAAATCAGCGCATTTCTCGAATTTAGCTCTCTCTGCAACCAATAAATATATTTCTGAATCGTCAGCAGCAGCAAAAACAATGTCCAACAAAGCCAGGAAGAAGGCCAGCCGAGAATCGCCTGAAGGAGTGCTCAGATTTAAACTAGATATGTGTTCGAAGCGCGGTGATGTTGTGGAAGCTCTTCGCCTTTATGATGAGGCTAGGAGTCTAGGGGTTCCGCTTAGCCAGCACAATTACAATGTTTTATTGTATTTGTGCTCTTGTTCGGGGTCAAATGGGGATGAGAATGTGGTGAATTTGGCGTTGAAGagaggttttgagatttttaagcAAATGGGTGTTGATGGAATTGAACCTAACGAGGCTACATTTACTAGTGCGGCGAGGTTGGCCTGTGCGATGGAGGACCCAGAAATGGCGTTTAGTTTGGTGAAGCAGATGAAGAGTTGTGGTATTCCCCCCAAGTTGAGGTCGTATGGACCACCACTGTTTGGGTTTTGTAAGAAGGGGGATGCGAATAGAGCATATGAGGTTGATGCCCACATGGTGGAATCCGGTGTGGTTGCTGAAGAACCTGAGCTCTGTGCTCTGCTTGGGCTTAGTGTGGAGTCGCGGTGGGTGGACCAGGTGTATCAGATGATGCACCGCTTGCGAGCATCCGTGAGGCAGGTCTCAGAATCAACTGCTGAGGTTGTTGAACGATGGTTCAATTCCGAAGATGCTGCAAGAGTTGGGGAGGAGAATTGGGATGTGGGGAAGGTGAGGGAAGGGGTTGTCAAAGGAGGAGGGGGCTGGCATGGGCAAGGGTGGCTGGGGAAAGGGAAATGGAAGGTGGTGAGAACTGAGATGGATGAGGCGGGTGTGTGTCAGTCATGTGGCGAGAAGCTTGTTGGCATTGATATTGATCCAAGGGAGACTGAGAACTTTGCTAGCTCTTTGACCAAGTTGGCTTGCCAAAGAGAAGTTAAGGCAGATTTTGTCCAATTTCAG GTGCCAATCAACTTTTGA